In the genome of Mucilaginibacter sp. 14171R-50, the window TCGCTCGACGATCTGAACAGCAGGCTTGCAGAAAAGCTGCCCATGAACCGCTTTAGGCCGAATATAGTATTTGAAGGCGGGGAACCTTACTGCGAGGACCTGATGAACCATATCAGGATCAACGATGTTGATATGTACGGCGTAAAGCTGTGTGCACGCTGTATCATGACCACTATTGACCAGCAAACCGCCGTAAAAAATAAAGAGCCTTTAAAAACGCTTGCGGGTTATCGGCGTAAAGGCAACAAGATACTGTTTGGACAAAACCTGGTATTTAATAGTGAGGGAGCTTTAAATGTTGGCGACGAAATAAATGTTTTATCGCAGCACACGGAAGAACGTTTTTTATTGGGCAATGCACCGGTGGCTTAGCATTCAAGATTATCCTTGCACCTGCATATTTTAACGATATCTCACAAGGCATTACCATCAACTACGGTAGTATTTATGCTTTCTGAGCAGATTTAGCTGTTTTTGACATTTGCATTTAAAATATTTCTTCGCTCAAACCGGTTAACTTAAAATTTACTTATTAAAATTGCGTTGTTAACTTTTGTCGGCGCCTGTTATGATTTAGGCGCTTAATTTTACATCTTTACCCAATGTTCAGAGAAATAAAGAACCGGTACCTAAGATACTTTACTATACTTATATATTTCATTATCATCTTTTTTTGCGCCATCGAATTAAATTTTCTGTGGCTATTTGGCTATTCGCCCGATATGAGCGATATCAAAACGCCCACCATGTCGCTTTCATCAGAAGTTTACACGGCGGATGGTAAGCTCATCGGTCGTTTTTACAAAGAGAACCGTTCGCCTGTTGAATATAAAAGCATCTCCCCTAACCTGATAAACGCCCTTGTTTATACCGAAGACGCGCGTTTTTATAAACATGGGGGCGTAGATTTTGTGGGCTTTATGGGTAGCCTGGTATCAACCGCAAAAGGCGACAGGCGCGGCGGCAGTACCATTACGCAGCAACTGGCGAAAAACCTTTTCAATACACGCAAGCGTAAATCACAGGGGATTATAAGGCACATCCCATTAATACGCACCGTAGTTTTTAAGTGTAAAGAGTGGCTAACGGCTTTCAAGATCGAGCATTTATATAACAAGCAGCAAATACTTACGCTCTATTTAAACACTGTTCCGTTTGGCAATAACTCCTTTGGTATAAAAACAGCTACCTTAAAATATTTTAACAAAACGCCCGATGCGGTTAACCCCGCCGAAGCGGCTACGCTCATAGGGATGTTAAAGGCCACATCAACCTATAATCCGCGTGTTTACCCGCAGCGCTCGTTAGAACGCCGCAACGTGGTACTTGGCCAGATGGAGAAATACGGTTACCTGAAAAAGGCCGATTACGATAGATATAGCAAGATGCCGTTGAACCTTGATCTGAGCTATGTAGACCGTACCGGGCAAAGCGACTCGTACATTCGCCGCGCTGTAGAGAAATGGCTCGACAAATGGTGCAAGGATAATGATTATGACCTGTACGAAGACGGGCTAAAAATATACACCACAATCGACTCGAAACTGCAGCAATATGCCGAGGAAGCCGTTGCTCAGAAAATGAAGATGCTGCAAAAACGCTTTAATAACCTTTGGGGCAATAAAAATCCGTGGAGGGACAGTAAAGGCGTTGAGATCAAAGACTTTTTATTGAAAGCCGAGCAAAGGCTCCCTATTTATAAGCTTCTTAGCAAAAAATACAATGGCGATACCACCGAGATAAAAAAATACTTCGAGAAAAAGAAACACATGACCGTTTTTACCTGGAACGGCGACAAGGACACCACTTTTTCAAGTATCGACTCTATAAAGTATTATGCAAAACTATTAAATACGGGCATGATGACCATGGAGCCATCTACCGGTAAAATAAAAGTTTGGGTTGGAGGCATCGATTATAAATATTTCAATTACGACCACGTAAACCAGGCAAAACGCCAGGCAGGTTCAACATTTAAACCGTTTGCTTACGTTACCGCTTTAGATAACGGTTTTACCCCTTGTGATAAGTTTACCGATAAGCCGGTAACCATTAAATATAAGGATAATGGCAAGGATGATGTGTGGCAGCCTAATAATGCCGATTTTCATTTTTCGTACCGCGACATGTCGTTACGCTGGGCGATGGGAAAATCTGTAAACTCTATAACCGCCCAACTTACAGAACATGTTGGATGGGACAAAATTGTGGATTATGCGCACAAGATAGGTATCGAAAGTCCGTTAAAATCGGTGCCGTCGGTATCGTTGGGCTCAAACGATGTATCGGTTTTTGAGATGGTGAGGGCTTACAGCACTTTCCTGAACAAGGGCGAAAAGGTAGACCCATTGCTGGTAACAAAAATAACGGATCAGAAAGGCGACGTTTTACAGGAGTTTAAACTGAAGGCCGAACGCGTTCTGAGCGAAGAAACAGCATGGTTAATGTTATATATGTTCCGTGGTGGTATGGAAGAGCCGGGTGGCACCTCGCAGGCGCTGTGGGAATATCCTGATCTTTGGAAAAAGAACAACCAGATTGGGGGTAAAACCGGGACATCAAGCGATTATGTTGATGGCTGGTATATGGGCATCACCAAAGACCTGGTAACCGGCGTTTGGGTAGGCTGCGATGACCGAAGCGTACATTTTACCACATCAGAAACGGGCGAAGGCTCGCACACCGCATTGCCTATTTTTGGCGCTTTTATGGAAAAGGTTTACACAGACCCTAAATCCGGTTATACATACGGGCCTTTCCCGAAGCCGTGGGTTAAGATAACTAAGGAATATATTTGCCCGTCGCCGGTGATAAGGGAGGACACAACCAGTACCGATAGCCTGATGGAAACCCCGATGGATACTACAAGCGCGCCGGCAACGGTACCGCCGCCCGCAGAAAACCCTGAGGGCGCCCCGCCGGCAACAAATAATTAGGCAACCGGCCTTGTTTAAGGCACGTATTTAGTATAAATTAGCACTATTGCATAATACGCTGTATATGAATAAACGCTTACCTTATAAGTTATCTATAAAGTACCCTTTTATATTATTGTGCCTTACCGTTGCCCTGCTGTTTAGCCAGCAGGCAAAAGCCCAGTACTTCGGCCAAAACAAGGTGCGTTATAAAAACCTTAAATTCAAGGTTTATAAAACCCCGCACTTCGAGATCTATTATTACCTGAAGAACGACAGCCTGATAAAGCGCTTTGCACAGGAAAGCGAGTTATGGTATACGCTGCACCAGCAGGTGTTCCGCGATACGTTTAACAAGCCTAATCCCATTATATTATATGCCAATCACCCCGATTTCCAGCAAACTACCGCTATCGACGGGGAAATTAGTGTTGGTACAGGCGGTATTACCGAAGGTTTAAAGAACCGCGTGGTAATGCCCATAATGGAAACAAACCAAACAACCCGGCATGTACTGGGGCACGAGTTGGTGCATGCCTTTCAATACCACACATTGCTCGGTCACGATTCGTCGAACTTTGAGAACATAGGTAACCTGCCGCTATGGATGATAGAGGGTATGGCGGAATACCTGTCGTTAGGTAAAAAAGATGCGTATACAGCTATGTGGATGCGCGATGCATATCTGAACCACGATATCCCCACCGTTCGCGCGCTTACCGAGAGCAATAAATACTTTCCGTACCGGTATGGCGAAGCCTTTTGGTCATTTTTAGGTTCTACTTATGGCGATACCATTATTGTGCCTTTCTTTAAAAACACGGCGCGGTTTGGCCTGGAGTACGGTATAAGGCGAACCTTTGGTTATGACGACAAAACCCTTTCAAGGCTATGGCAAAATTCTATCGAAAATACCTATAAGCCTTTTTTAAAAGATACCGTACAAACGCCGGTGGGTAACCGTATTATTGATGCCAAAACAGGCGGCGACCTTACCGTTGCCCCATCCGTAAGTCCCGATGGCAAATACCTGGCGTTCCTGTCATCAAAAAGCCTTTTCAGTATTGATCTTTATTTATCTGACGCTAAAACCGGCAGGATCATAAAACGCCTGACCAGTAAGGTATCTAACACACACATTGATGAATTCAACTTTATAGAGTCGGCGGGCACGTGGTCGCCCGATAGTAAAAAATTCGCGTTCAGCGTGTTCAGTAAAGGGCGCAACCGCATGTTGGTTGTTAATGTACCTGATGGCAGTATTGCAAACGATGTTTCTATGGGCAAGGCAGGCCAATTCAGTAACTTGTCGTGGTCTCCGGATGGCAAAAACGTGGCTTTTCAGGGATTATCTGAAGGGCAGTCGGATCTGTACATGTATAATTTCGACTCAAAGAAAGTTACTCAACTTACCAACGATAAATATTCTGATTACCAGCCAAATTTTTCAAGGGATGGTAAACGTATCATTTTCTCGAGCGACAGGGCTACTTATGATACAAAACTCTCGCAGGATATTACTTTTGATTTAGCCGAATTGGATATAGCTACCGGCAAAGTAACCGATATTAAGGTGTTCGACGGGGCTAATAACCTAAACCCGCAGTACTCTTCAGATGGCACACAGGTTTACTTCCTGTCAAACAAAGATGGTTTCAGAAACATGTACCGCTATACCTTGGCAAGCGGTAAGGTTGAGCAGTTAACAGATCTGTTCACGGGCATTTGCGGTATCACGGAATATTCGCCGGCGTTGAGCCTTTCTGCTAACGATGACGTGGTTTACTCCTATTACCGTGCCCAAAAGTATGCCATTTATAACGCGAAGGTATCTGATTTTAAACCCATTGTGGTTGATGGCGGCAATACAGATTTTACAGCAGCAATGCTCCCCCCTATCCGTGCGGTTGGCGTCGACCTTATCAACAGCAACCTGAATAATTACCTTGCGTACAGTAAAATACCACTCGATTCTATACGCGCCATACCATACAAACCCAAGTTTAAGTTAGATTATCTGGCCAGTAACGGCATCGGGGCTTCGGTGGGTTCATACGGCACCGGGCTGTCAAGCGGGATCCAAGGCGTATTCAGCGATATACTGGGGCGTAACCAAATTTATGCGGGACTTGCTGTAAATGGCGAAATATATGATTTTGGCGGGCAGGTGGTTTATATCAACCAGCAGGGCCGGTGGAATTTTGGCGTGGGGTTATCGCATATCCCGTACCAGTCGGGTACCTACGGGTACGGCTTTACTACTATAGACTTTGGCGGCCAGCCCACGCCGGTTTATGAAGAGAAAACAGATATCATCCGCACGTTTGAAGATCAGCTGCAGGCGTTTGCTTCGTACCCCATGTCCAGAACATTACGCGCGGAGATTGGCACCTCGGCCTCGCGCTATTCATACCGTGTAGACCGGTACAGCACCTATTACAGCTACGCCACCCTTGAGGATGAATTTGGCAATCAGCAGCTTTACCTGGGCAATGCAATCGACTTTAAAAAACATAAAATATCGCGTGAGCAATTCCGCAGCGAATACGGCCAGGACCTGAAACCCTTTGCTATATATGGCCTGAGCACCGCGTTGGTGGGCGACGATTCGTACTTCGGCATAGCCGCGCCGCTTAACGGGCATCGTTTTCGCATAGAAGCCGAGTACAATTTTGGTACTTATCACTTTTTTGCTCCTACAATTGACCTGAGAAAATACGTAAGGACCGCGCCGGTAACATTTGCTGCAAGGTTGTATGGCTATGGCAGGCTGGGCGGGGATGCAAGCGCGCTATATCCGCTATATGTGGGCTATCCGTTTCTTATCCGCGGCTACGAAGCTCAAACCTTTTACAACTCGCAAACCGCTACTACCAATAACTTCACCATCGACCAGTTGTCGGGCAGCCGTATAGCGGTGGCTAACTTCGAGGTGCGCCTGCCATTTACCGGGCCCGAAAAGTTGGCCGTGATCAAGTCGAAGTTTTTATTTACCGACCTTAACCTGTTTTTTGATGCCGGACTTGCGTGGAACCAGGGCGACCAGGTGAAGTTTAAACTAAACCCGGATATTGTAGGTTATAACAATTTTACAGATCAGGCAGGTAATACTGTTCAATACCCGGTATATAACCGTGTGCCGGCGTTAAGCGCAGGCATATCGTTAAGGGTAAATGTTTTTGGCGCGTTTGTACTCGAGCCCTATTACGCTTTTCCTTTCAACCGATCGGATGTTAAAAAGCCTGTGTTTGGCTTAACCTTTGCACCGGGCTGGTAGTTTGTTAGTTTGCAGTTCTAAGTTTGCAGTTTGCATAAAATGGTAAACAGCTAACTGCCTACTGCTAACTGGCAACGGGCAACTGCTAATTGGTAACCGCAAACCGCTAACTGCTTATATTCGTAATTAAAGTATTATGAAAAGATCGATATTGGCGATACTGATAATTAGCCTGGTTGCAGCTTTTGGCTGCGATAACTTAAACGGACAAAACAAAACCGTGGTCGAAAAGGGACGGCTTAGCAAACCGGCCGCAGAGTGGAAAAAGAAACTAACGGCAAATCAATACGAAATAATGGTAAATCGTGGCACCGAGCCACCTTTTAATAACGCGTATTATAATAACCATCAAAAAGGTGTTTATGTAAGTGCAGCTACTGGCGAAGTGCTGTTTACCTCAGCCGATAAATTTGACAGTGGCACCGGCTGGCCAAGTTTTGTAAAACCGGCAGATACCGGTAAGATAGCAATAGTGCATGATAGCAGCTTCGGCATGAGCCGCGATGAGGTTGTCGAAAAAAGTACAGGCCTGCACCTGGGCCACGTGTTTAACGACGGCCCTGCCGACAGGGGCGGCAAACGATACTGTATGAATTCGGGCGCCTTGATATTTATTAAAAAGTAACCGCCCTGCGCGCTGCTTGTATTGATGGCCTGCCATAAGTGGGCCTTACCCTCACCCCACATTCATAATTTAATCCTGCGGTTAGGTCAACCCAATCCGGGTTTACCGGGCGTATCATTTTTTCTTTTTGAGGGCGGGTGTAAGTGCTCACCATTTTAAAGCGCTCCATGGCCTGCTCTTCGGTATTAATCTCTTCAAAATAAACCAAACGGTTAAGTTGCTGGGCGCTATCAAAAAATAACGTCGGCATTTCGCTGTAAAACTTTAGGGTTTTAAGCAGATCGGTACACATACCAACATGTAAATTCTTCCTGTTTCTGTCTGTGATTATATAAACGAACCTCTTCATTTGATAAAAAAATTTGCTGTTTAAAAAATAATTACTAATTTTATGAGCATAAAAATACTAACTATTTTAGCAATTCCAAATTTTTATGTCGAAAATTTCACAAAATATTAAGTTCCTTAGAAAAAAGAAAGGGCTAACCCAGCAGCAATTTGCCGATCAAGTTGGCATAAAGCGTTCATTAGTAGGCGCATACGAGGAAGAGCGGGCCGAACCCAAATATGAACTACTAAAACAATTAGCAATATTTTTTGATGTGTCCATTGACGATTTTATTAACGAAACCATTGACGAAAAATGGGCGCCTAAGCCAAAAGGCAACCCCGCAAACCTTAGGATACTAAGTATTTCGGTAGATAAGGAGGACAATGAAAATATTGAGATGGTACCGCTAAAGGCCAGCGCTGGTTACCTTAATGGCTATGCCGACCCTGAATACGTATCGCAATTGCCAAAGCTTTATTTGCCCATGTTTAAACAAGGCACTTATCGCGGTTTCGAGATCAAAGGCGACTCGATGCTGCCCCTGCAATCGGGTACTATTATAATAGGTGAATACCAGGAGAACTGGGCCGATGTAAAAATTGGCGAAACGTATGTTTTTATCACTAAAAGTGATGGTGTGGTTTACAAGCGCGCGGGTAATAAATATAAAGAGAACCGGAACCTGAAACTAATATCAGATAACCCGGTATATGAGCCATATGAAGTAAACGCTGAAGATGTGCTGGAAGTTTGGAAAGCCAAAGCCTATATATCTACCCACATGCCAATGCCAACGCCCGAGCCTACTATGGAAAGCCTTACCAGCATGATGGCGCAGATGCAACGGTCGATAGCTAACCTTAACAATAAGGATATTAATTAATTACGGCAACAATTAAGTTACATAGTATCAGGTTAAACCATTCACCGTTATCTTTATCATAACAACATTAAATTAAAAAACTAAAAAACCAGACTATGAAAAAGATCATGATGATTTGCTTGTTCCTTGTTGGGATATCAGCAGTTAGCTTCGCGCAGGGCCGCCAGAGAATGAGCACTGCCGACAGGGTTAAAGCAATGAAGGAAAGCCTGAAACTTACTGACGACCAGGCGGCAAAGATCACCGTTATTTACGATGCGCAAATGAAATCGATGGATAGCCTTCGTAACGCCGGTGGTGATATGCGTACACAAATGCGCCCGATGATGCAAGCTACCAATGATAAGGTAAAAGCTGTTTTAACTGCTGAGCAGGCAGCTGCATGGCAGAAAGAAATGGACGAAAGACGTGCCCAAAGACAAAATGGCGGCGGTGGCCGGTAATCAAAAACATTAATCATAATAAAAGAAGCGGCTATAGGCCGCTTTTTTTATTTTAGCAAAAAATTACAGCGTGGCATCATCCGAAAAATATATGCAAAGTAAGCTTGATGAACGCAAAGTGCAGGGCAACTATCGCACCCTGCGCCCTGAAGGC includes:
- a CDS encoding penicillin-binding protein 1A encodes the protein MFREIKNRYLRYFTILIYFIIIFFCAIELNFLWLFGYSPDMSDIKTPTMSLSSEVYTADGKLIGRFYKENRSPVEYKSISPNLINALVYTEDARFYKHGGVDFVGFMGSLVSTAKGDRRGGSTITQQLAKNLFNTRKRKSQGIIRHIPLIRTVVFKCKEWLTAFKIEHLYNKQQILTLYLNTVPFGNNSFGIKTATLKYFNKTPDAVNPAEAATLIGMLKATSTYNPRVYPQRSLERRNVVLGQMEKYGYLKKADYDRYSKMPLNLDLSYVDRTGQSDSYIRRAVEKWLDKWCKDNDYDLYEDGLKIYTTIDSKLQQYAEEAVAQKMKMLQKRFNNLWGNKNPWRDSKGVEIKDFLLKAEQRLPIYKLLSKKYNGDTTEIKKYFEKKKHMTVFTWNGDKDTTFSSIDSIKYYAKLLNTGMMTMEPSTGKIKVWVGGIDYKYFNYDHVNQAKRQAGSTFKPFAYVTALDNGFTPCDKFTDKPVTIKYKDNGKDDVWQPNNADFHFSYRDMSLRWAMGKSVNSITAQLTEHVGWDKIVDYAHKIGIESPLKSVPSVSLGSNDVSVFEMVRAYSTFLNKGEKVDPLLVTKITDQKGDVLQEFKLKAERVLSEETAWLMLYMFRGGMEEPGGTSQALWEYPDLWKKNNQIGGKTGTSSDYVDGWYMGITKDLVTGVWVGCDDRSVHFTTSETGEGSHTALPIFGAFMEKVYTDPKSGYTYGPFPKPWVKITKEYICPSPVIREDTTSTDSLMETPMDTTSAPATVPPPAENPEGAPPATNN
- a CDS encoding basic secretory protein-like protein, whose protein sequence is MNKRLPYKLSIKYPFILLCLTVALLFSQQAKAQYFGQNKVRYKNLKFKVYKTPHFEIYYYLKNDSLIKRFAQESELWYTLHQQVFRDTFNKPNPIILYANHPDFQQTTAIDGEISVGTGGITEGLKNRVVMPIMETNQTTRHVLGHELVHAFQYHTLLGHDSSNFENIGNLPLWMIEGMAEYLSLGKKDAYTAMWMRDAYLNHDIPTVRALTESNKYFPYRYGEAFWSFLGSTYGDTIIVPFFKNTARFGLEYGIRRTFGYDDKTLSRLWQNSIENTYKPFLKDTVQTPVGNRIIDAKTGGDLTVAPSVSPDGKYLAFLSSKSLFSIDLYLSDAKTGRIIKRLTSKVSNTHIDEFNFIESAGTWSPDSKKFAFSVFSKGRNRMLVVNVPDGSIANDVSMGKAGQFSNLSWSPDGKNVAFQGLSEGQSDLYMYNFDSKKVTQLTNDKYSDYQPNFSRDGKRIIFSSDRATYDTKLSQDITFDLAELDIATGKVTDIKVFDGANNLNPQYSSDGTQVYFLSNKDGFRNMYRYTLASGKVEQLTDLFTGICGITEYSPALSLSANDDVVYSYYRAQKYAIYNAKVSDFKPIVVDGGNTDFTAAMLPPIRAVGVDLINSNLNNYLAYSKIPLDSIRAIPYKPKFKLDYLASNGIGASVGSYGTGLSSGIQGVFSDILGRNQIYAGLAVNGEIYDFGGQVVYINQQGRWNFGVGLSHIPYQSGTYGYGFTTIDFGGQPTPVYEEKTDIIRTFEDQLQAFASYPMSRTLRAEIGTSASRYSYRVDRYSTYYSYATLEDEFGNQQLYLGNAIDFKKHKISREQFRSEYGQDLKPFAIYGLSTALVGDDSYFGIAAPLNGHRFRIEAEYNFGTYHFFAPTIDLRKYVRTAPVTFAARLYGYGRLGGDASALYPLYVGYPFLIRGYEAQTFYNSQTATTNNFTIDQLSGSRIAVANFEVRLPFTGPEKLAVIKSKFLFTDLNLFFDAGLAWNQGDQVKFKLNPDIVGYNNFTDQAGNTVQYPVYNRVPALSAGISLRVNVFGAFVLEPYYAFPFNRSDVKKPVFGLTFAPGW
- the msrB gene encoding peptide-methionine (R)-S-oxide reductase MsrB, producing MKRSILAILIISLVAAFGCDNLNGQNKTVVEKGRLSKPAAEWKKKLTANQYEIMVNRGTEPPFNNAYYNNHQKGVYVSAATGEVLFTSADKFDSGTGWPSFVKPADTGKIAIVHDSSFGMSRDEVVEKSTGLHLGHVFNDGPADRGGKRYCMNSGALIFIKK
- a CDS encoding GIY-YIG nuclease family protein, encoding MKRFVYIITDRNRKNLHVGMCTDLLKTLKFYSEMPTLFFDSAQQLNRLVYFEEINTEEQAMERFKMVSTYTRPQKEKMIRPVNPDWVDLTAGLNYECGVRVRPTYGRPSIQAARRAVTF
- a CDS encoding LexA family transcriptional regulator translates to MSKISQNIKFLRKKKGLTQQQFADQVGIKRSLVGAYEEERAEPKYELLKQLAIFFDVSIDDFINETIDEKWAPKPKGNPANLRILSISVDKEDNENIEMVPLKASAGYLNGYADPEYVSQLPKLYLPMFKQGTYRGFEIKGDSMLPLQSGTIIIGEYQENWADVKIGETYVFITKSDGVVYKRAGNKYKENRNLKLISDNPVYEPYEVNAEDVLEVWKAKAYISTHMPMPTPEPTMESLTSMMAQMQRSIANLNNKDIN
- a CDS encoding Spy/CpxP family protein refolding chaperone; translated protein: MKKIMMICLFLVGISAVSFAQGRQRMSTADRVKAMKESLKLTDDQAAKITVIYDAQMKSMDSLRNAGGDMRTQMRPMMQATNDKVKAVLTAEQAAAWQKEMDERRAQRQNGGGGR